The stretch of DNA ACAGCAACAATAAGTCTTATTGGAATGGATCATAAGACTAAAAATACAAAATATGCAAATACAATAAAAGTATTAAATTCAGAATCATTAATTTGTTTGGGAGCTACAATAAAAGAATCAGGGACAGATATAACATCAAAAATAGAGTCTATAGATATGACCTTTGATAACAAACTGGAAGGGAAACAGGCATTAAATTCGGTTTACTACAAGGCAATAACACAATCAGACAGAGGAACAACAACATTAGGGCTGACATTCAATGAGTTTGACAAAGACAGTTATTTAGCAGCGAATGAACTTTTACTAAAAAATGGAGAGTATGAAGTGGAAGTAGTATTTGCATTAATGAGTGATACTACCAAAACAATTAGTTTTGTATTTCCAAGATGTAAAGTATCAAAAAATGAAAGAACGGATATATCAGGTTCTGGCGGATTATCTAAAGAATTAGAAGCATTTTATGACGAAACAATAAAAAGTCCGGTATCAATACTATTTAAAGACTACACAAGTATTATGTAATAGGTGGTAGGTATGGCAAAAAAAGTAGTGGAAAAATTAGATAACAGTGAATTAGATAATAAAAAAACAAACTTAAAAAAAGAAGCAGAAAATAACGTAATACCGGAATCAAAAATAACAAATATTAAAACATTTGGTTCAAGTGAAGACTGTATAGTAGTGGAAATGGTAGGGACATTTAGAAATATGTGGAACTACTTAAATAAGAAAATGCATATCCGAAGAATAAGAGAGGATACCAAGGACTTAGAGGTAATACCGATAGAATTTGAGCTTGGAGAAAGCCGGGAATTTGAATTACTACAATCTCAATTAATAAAGATAATAATAGAAGGAGTAGAAGTAGAAAAAACACAAGAAAATTTACTGAAATTTGCAGATAAAAAAGGGGCAGATTTTTTAGAAGCAATGTTAGGCTTGCTAGAGGAGAACTTAGAAGAACTGGGAAAGTTGAGAGCCAAAACTATGGGTCTGAATATTACAAATGTATTTTAATAATACTAAAAGGGCATAAAACACCGGATGAGCGATTAAATAGAATAATATCTGACATT from Sebaldella sp. S0638 encodes:
- a CDS encoding phage tail tube protein; the protein is MNGEVLIGVQTGKGTAETNTMSKVNATDYGITPSTDSTTSEALGSGRFVRDGFLSKVSVEGDIPVEVNREQLELLLHGAGYTGAVDGLADWKLSPTDTINQWLTVGFNDLDNNMFEYAVDCLVSSLSISTAISAFVTATISLIGMDHKTKNTKYANTIKVLNSESLICLGATIKESGTDITSKIESIDMTFDNKLEGKQALNSVYYKAITQSDRGTTTLGLTFNEFDKDSYLAANELLLKNGEYEVEVVFALMSDTTKTISFVFPRCKVSKNERTDISGSGGLSKELEAFYDETIKSPVSILFKDYTSIM